One Panthera leo isolate Ple1 chromosome B1, P.leo_Ple1_pat1.1, whole genome shotgun sequence DNA window includes the following coding sequences:
- the LOC122217360 gene encoding CDKN2A-interacting protein isoform X1, producing MAQEVSEYLSQNPRVAAWVEALRCDGETDKHWRHRREFLLRNAGDLAPTGGAAAANTEEAADAESGTRNRQLQQLISFSMAWANHVFLGCRYPQKVMDKILSMAEGIKVTGAPIHTTRDELVAKVKKRGISSSNEGVEEPAKKRIMEGKNNSTVEQDHAKISAKTERASAQQENSSTCAGSSTKSESSGNSTRSSGTSSQNSSTSDGDRSLSSQSSSGVPSQVPVAGSGKASESEAPDKHGSASFVSSLLKSSVNSHVTQSADSRQQSGSPKKSALEGSSVSASQSISEIEVPLLGSSGSPEGELPLLSSKPSSETASGGLTSKTSSEASVSSSASKNSSSSGISLLTPKSSTSTPASLLTSKSTSQVAASLLASKSSSQTSGSLVSKSPSLAGVSQLASKISSQTSTSQLPSKSTSQSSESSVKFSCCKLTNEDVKQKQPFFNRLYKTVAWKLVAVGGFSPNVNHGELLNAAIEALKATLDVFFVPLKELADLPQNKSSQESIVCELRCKSVYLGTGCGKSKENAKAVASREALKLFLKKKVVVKICKRKYRGSEIEDLVLLDEESRPVNLPPALKHPQELL from the exons CGGGGACCTGGCCCCGACTGGCGGCGCTGCCGCCGCCAACACGGAGGAAGCTGCGGACGCCGAGAGCGGGACCCGCAATCGGCAGCTGCAGCAGCTCATCTCCTTTTCCATGGCCTGGGCGAACCACGTCTTCCTCGGGTGCCG gtacCCACAAAAAGTTATGGATAAAATACTTAGTATGGCTGAAGGCATCAAAGTGACAGGTGCTCCAATCCATACCACAAGAGACGAACTGGTTGCCAAGGTGAAGAAAAGAGGGATATCGAGTAGCAATG aaGGGGTAGAAGAGCCGGCGAAAAAACGAATCATGGAAGGGAAAAACAATTCCACGGTTGAGCAGGATCATGCAAAAATTTCTGCCAAAACAGAACGTGCATCAGCCCAGCAGGAAAACAGCTCGACATGTGCAGGGTCATCCACCAAATCAGAGAGCAGCGGAAACTCCACTCGAAGCTCTGGCACCTCGAGTCAGAATAGCTCTACAAGTGATGGAGATCGGTCTCTTTCCAGCCAAAGTAGTAGCGGCGTTCCCTCTCAGGTACCAGTGGCAGGGTCTGGAAAGGCTTCTGAGTCAGAAGCTCCAGATAAACATGGTTCAGCCTCGTTTGTTTCTTCGTTGTTGAAATCCAGTGTGAATAGTCATGTGACCCAGTCTGCTGATTCCAGACAACAGAGTGGATCACCTAAAAAGAGTGCTTTGGAAGGCTCTTCAGTCTCGGCTTCTCAAAGCATCTCAGAGATCGAGGTGCCCTTGTTGGGCTCCTCCGGAAGCCCAGAAGGAGAGTTGCCACTGTTGTCTTCTAAACCTAGTTCAGAGACAGCTTCAGGTGGGTTAACTTCCAAAACTAGTTCAGAGGcaagtgtttcctcctctgcttctAAAAATAGTTCCTCATCAGGCATATCCTTGCTCACTCCCAAAAGCAGCACATCCACACCTGCATCGCTGCTGACTTCCAAAAGCACGTCGCAGGTAGCCGCGTCGCTGTTAGCTTCCAAAAGCAGCTCCCAAACCAGTGGATCTCTAGTTTCCAAAAGCCCTTCCTTAGCAGGTGTGTCCCAGCTGGCCTCTAAGATTAGTTCTCAGACGAGCACATCACAGTTGCCTTCCAAAAGTACTTCGCAGTCCAGCGAGAGTTCTGTTAAATTCTCTTGTTGCAAGTTAACTAATGAAGATGTGAAGCAGAAACAACCTTTTTTCAATAGACTGTATAAAACGGTGGCGTGGAAGCTGGTGGCCGTTGGCGGCTTTAGTCCCAACGTGAATCACGGAGAGCTCCTAAATGCGGCTATAGAGGCTCTGAAGGCCACACTGGATGTGTTTTTTGTTCCGCTAAAAGAACTGGCAGATCTGCCTCAAAACAAAAGCTCTCAAGAAAGCATTGTCTGTGAATTGAGGTGCAAGTCTGTGTATTTGGGCACCGGCTgtggaaaaagcaaagagaatgcaAAAGCTGTTGCATCAAGAGAAGCACTGAAGTTATTTCTCAAGAAGAAAGTAGTGGTAAAGATCTGTAAAAGGAAATACAGAGGCAGTGAAATAGAAGACCTGGTCCTCCTTGATGAAGAGTCAAGGCCTGTAAACTTACCTCCAGCATTAAAACATCCTCAAGAATTACTATAA